The Nocardioides pantholopis genome window below encodes:
- a CDS encoding TetR/AcrR family transcriptional regulator yields MPRITGETLEQHRASLRQRVFEAFADLMGERSFDAITMAAIAQRADLGRTAIYHHFRDKEAVMVAFASHETERYLDQLRAALAGAEEPDEQLRVYLRHQLAAGEQFHMGLGAQVYGHLSREARLAIREHVVAVEDVLRGILTAGRAAGVFTIDDLDGTMSLIHACLSPRHLPPRTIETFVLRAVGAAG; encoded by the coding sequence GTGCCCCGCATCACCGGCGAGACCCTCGAGCAGCACCGCGCGTCGTTGCGGCAGCGGGTCTTCGAGGCGTTCGCCGACCTCATGGGCGAGCGGAGCTTCGACGCCATCACGATGGCCGCGATCGCCCAGCGCGCCGACCTCGGCCGCACCGCGATCTATCACCACTTCCGCGACAAGGAGGCCGTGATGGTCGCCTTCGCCAGCCACGAGACGGAGCGCTACCTCGATCAGCTGCGCGCCGCGCTGGCCGGCGCCGAGGAGCCGGACGAGCAGCTGCGGGTCTACCTGCGCCACCAGCTCGCGGCCGGCGAGCAGTTCCACATGGGCCTGGGCGCCCAGGTCTACGGCCACCTGTCGAGGGAGGCTCGGCTCGCGATCCGCGAGCACGTCGTGGCGGTCGAGGACGTGCTGCGCGGGATCCTGACCGCCGGCCGCGCGGCGGGTGTCTTCACGATCGACGACCTCGACGGCACGATGTCGCTGATCCATGCGTGCCTCAGCCCGCGGCACCTGCCCCCACGCACGATCGAGACGTTCGTGCTGCGGGCGGTCGGCGCCGCGGGCTGA
- a CDS encoding Ig-like domain repeat protein → MSMQTRGRSRLAALGTAGALAASTLVLTAPAAQAAPAPGQAALAWSISEQYVDHLSTRVLADGATFDEAAKRFTFPADGVASAGGATTYSYDGSVRGAFGFGGTELYAVTIADPQVTVAPGGAGAITAVVSASNAAAQGNPAGSTSPARVTVADFTGGVATPAGVAATPAWADVLPAGSATAIELGITTADKPNNPVGGQSFHPDFLAQLTSGVRAHFYASGSGSDAKKKVGSVAAAQRAAAAPSVTATVTAASPANGVDLRIAGTGFTPRTNPSDDGVYVGVAPAGAKIDFDDRDGGTAAMVAVDWVSASQMSDGSFVRGLNLPKSKLAKGTSYAVYTWQAHTHSNTTQDTVTPISVNWAAVFPAKVAPKLTVKVAKAPTTRKAGKAVVTVKGARGKATGKVKAKILKGKKAVKSVKAVKLRKGKATLKLPKLAKGSYQLKVTYLGSASYQNGAKTKAVKVRKR, encoded by the coding sequence ATGTCCATGCAGACCCGAGGCCGGTCGCGACTCGCGGCCCTCGGCACGGCGGGCGCCCTCGCCGCCTCGACGCTCGTCCTCACCGCGCCGGCCGCCCAGGCCGCACCGGCCCCGGGGCAGGCGGCGCTCGCTTGGTCGATCTCGGAGCAGTACGTCGACCACCTGAGCACCCGGGTGCTCGCCGACGGCGCGACCTTCGACGAGGCCGCCAAGCGGTTCACGTTCCCCGCCGACGGCGTCGCGAGCGCCGGCGGTGCCACGACTTACTCCTACGACGGCTCGGTCCGGGGCGCGTTCGGGTTCGGCGGGACCGAGCTCTACGCCGTCACGATCGCGGACCCGCAGGTCACGGTGGCCCCCGGTGGCGCCGGCGCGATCACCGCGGTGGTCTCGGCGAGCAACGCGGCCGCCCAGGGCAACCCCGCCGGGAGCACGAGCCCGGCCCGGGTGACGGTCGCCGACTTCACGGGCGGTGTGGCGACTCCGGCCGGGGTCGCGGCGACCCCGGCGTGGGCCGACGTCCTGCCCGCGGGCAGCGCCACGGCGATCGAGCTCGGCATCACCACCGCGGACAAGCCGAACAACCCGGTCGGGGGGCAGTCCTTCCACCCTGACTTCCTGGCCCAGCTCACGTCCGGCGTGCGGGCCCACTTCTACGCGAGCGGGTCCGGCTCCGACGCGAAGAAGAAGGTCGGCTCGGTTGCCGCCGCACAGCGGGCCGCCGCAGCGCCGTCGGTGACCGCCACGGTCACCGCCGCCTCCCCGGCCAACGGGGTCGACCTGCGGATCGCCGGCACCGGCTTCACCCCGCGCACGAACCCCAGCGACGACGGCGTCTACGTCGGTGTCGCGCCGGCCGGCGCGAAGATCGACTTCGACGACCGCGACGGCGGCACTGCCGCGATGGTGGCCGTCGACTGGGTCTCGGCGTCGCAGATGAGCGACGGCTCGTTCGTCCGGGGCCTCAACCTGCCGAAGTCGAAGCTCGCGAAGGGCACCTCGTACGCCGTCTACACCTGGCAGGCGCACACCCACTCGAACACCACGCAGGACACGGTCACGCCGATCTCGGTCAACTGGGCAGCGGTGTTCCCCGCCAAGGTCGCCCCGAAGCTGACAGTCAAGGTCGCCAAGGCGCCGACCACCCGCAAGGCCGGCAAGGCCGTCGTGACCGTGAAGGGCGCCCGGGGCAAGGCCACCGGCAAGGTCAAGGCCAAGATCCTCAAGGGCAAGAAGGCCGTCAAGTCGGTCAAGGCCGTCAAGCTGCGCAAGGGCAAGGCCACGCTGAAGCTGCCGAAGCTCGCCAAGGGCAGCTACCAGCTGAAGGTGACCTACCTCGGCAGCGCGTCGTACCAGAACGGCGCGAAGACGAAGGCCGTCAAGGTCCGCAAGCGCTGA
- a CDS encoding heme ABC transporter ATP-binding protein — MSAFLAAHGVGVMIDGRAILADVDLEVAAGEVVVLVGPNGAGKSTLLGVLSGDLDPTTGTVELDSRPAGRRSARELARLRGVQLQKQGLAFGFRVEEVVRMGRSPWRRTPAEDRDDEVVAASLERADVTELAARLFPTLSGGEQARTSFARLLAQETPLMLLDEPTAALDIRHQEQLLGVVREAAAAGAAVVVVLHDLSLAAAYADRICVLARGRVRADGPPADVLTGELLTEVYGHPVDVIEHDGTLVVVPVRPRSLPIPPEEASWSAV; from the coding sequence ATGAGCGCGTTCCTGGCCGCCCACGGTGTCGGGGTCATGATCGATGGCCGCGCGATCCTCGCCGACGTCGACCTGGAGGTCGCCGCCGGGGAGGTGGTGGTGCTGGTCGGCCCGAACGGCGCCGGCAAGTCCACGCTGCTCGGCGTGCTCTCCGGCGACCTCGACCCGACCACCGGCACGGTCGAGCTGGACTCGCGGCCGGCCGGGCGCCGCTCGGCGCGCGAGCTGGCCCGGCTGCGCGGCGTCCAGCTGCAGAAGCAGGGCCTGGCCTTCGGCTTCCGGGTCGAGGAGGTGGTCCGGATGGGCCGCTCCCCGTGGCGGCGGACGCCCGCCGAGGACCGCGACGACGAGGTGGTGGCCGCCTCGCTGGAGCGCGCGGACGTCACCGAGCTGGCCGCCCGGCTCTTCCCCACGCTCTCCGGCGGTGAGCAGGCGCGCACGTCGTTCGCCCGGCTGCTGGCCCAGGAGACGCCGCTGATGCTGCTCGACGAGCCCACGGCCGCGCTCGACATCCGCCACCAGGAGCAGCTGCTGGGCGTCGTCCGGGAGGCCGCCGCCGCAGGGGCCGCCGTCGTCGTCGTGCTCCACGACCTCTCGCTCGCCGCGGCGTACGCCGACCGGATCTGCGTGCTGGCCCGCGGACGGGTGCGCGCCGACGGGCCGCCCGCCGACGTGCTCACCGGCGAGCTGCTCACCGAGGTCTACGGCCACCCCGTCGACGTGATCGAGCACGACGGCACGCTCGTCGTGGTCCCGGTCCGGCCCCGCTCGCTGCCGATCCCGCCCGAGGAGGCCTCATGGTCCGCCGTCTGA
- a CDS encoding FecCD family ABC transporter permease has translation MTTAPSTGSSTGSSTAPAAAGPAPLGTRRRAVRSLAGRIGLLGGLAVALLAALVIAAGQGQLGVPLSEVVGSVLHKVGIDAGPMPSHPQGENTLWQVRFPRVVMAALAGAALATAGALMQGVFGNPLAEPGVVGVSSGAALAAAAVIVFELTFAGSWTVAVCAFVGGLVTTLLVYVMSRDGGRTEVVTLVLTGIALNAVTSAGLAFLMFLGDTQAREEIVFWQLGSLNGSRWEYVGVVAPLALVGIGAALFLAPRLDLLALGDRAARHVGVDVERLRLGTIVVVAMLTAAAVSFCGIIAFVGLVVPHLIRMIAGPGHRMLVPASALGGAVLLVVADLWARTAVEYADLPIGMLTSLVGGPFFFWLLRRARRTAGGWA, from the coding sequence GTGACCACGGCGCCGAGCACCGGATCGAGCACCGGATCGAGCACCGCACCGGCCGCCGCCGGCCCGGCCCCGCTCGGCACTCGCCGCCGCGCGGTGCGCTCGCTGGCCGGCCGGATCGGGCTGCTCGGTGGGCTCGCGGTCGCGCTGCTCGCGGCGCTGGTGATCGCCGCGGGGCAGGGCCAGCTCGGCGTACCGCTGAGCGAGGTGGTCGGCTCGGTGCTGCACAAGGTCGGGATCGACGCCGGCCCGATGCCCAGCCACCCCCAGGGCGAGAACACCCTGTGGCAGGTGCGCTTCCCGCGGGTGGTGATGGCGGCGCTCGCGGGCGCGGCGCTCGCCACCGCCGGGGCGCTGATGCAGGGCGTCTTCGGCAACCCGCTCGCCGAGCCGGGCGTCGTCGGGGTCTCCTCCGGTGCCGCCCTCGCGGCCGCGGCCGTGATCGTCTTCGAGCTCACCTTCGCCGGGAGCTGGACCGTGGCGGTGTGCGCGTTCGTCGGCGGCCTGGTCACGACGCTGCTGGTCTACGTGATGTCGCGCGACGGCGGCCGCACCGAGGTCGTGACGCTGGTGCTGACCGGCATCGCGCTGAACGCCGTCACCAGCGCCGGCCTGGCGTTCCTGATGTTCCTCGGCGACACCCAGGCCCGCGAGGAGATCGTCTTCTGGCAGCTCGGCAGCCTCAACGGCTCCCGCTGGGAGTACGTCGGGGTCGTCGCCCCGCTCGCGCTCGTCGGCATCGGTGCCGCGCTGTTCCTCGCGCCCAGGCTGGACCTGCTCGCGCTCGGCGACCGCGCGGCCCGCCACGTCGGCGTCGACGTGGAGCGGCTGCGGCTCGGCACGATCGTCGTGGTCGCGATGCTCACCGCGGCCGCGGTCTCCTTCTGCGGCATCATCGCGTTCGTCGGGCTGGTCGTGCCGCACCTGATCCGGATGATCGCCGGCCCCGGGCACCGGATGCTGGTGCCGGCCAGCGCGCTGGGCGGGGCGGTGCTGCTCGTCGTCGCCGACCTGTGGGCGCGCACCGCCGTGGAGTACGCCGACCTGCCGATCGGGATGCTGACCTCGCTGGTCGGCGGCCCGTTCTTCTTCTGGCTGCTGCGCCGGGCCCGTCGTACGGCGGGGGGCTGGGCATGA
- a CDS encoding heme/hemin ABC transporter substrate-binding protein, with translation MSRPIRPRAAHPVLGRSRSLVLASLAVLLAGCGISTGDGGSGDGEGGAQAAPALADVEPLADVRDWDGLSVAAAVDELDPVAEAPEPRLPVTVTDAQGSKVTVTDTSRILALDVYGTLARTVFELGLGDQVVGRDVSTQFPEAAELPLVTQNGHDLNAEAILELDPTVILTDTSLGPWDTVLQMRDAGIPVVVVDSERSLDNAGTLVREVADALGVPDQGRELAERTEQESKAVLAQIADVAPTEARERLRMVFLYVRGQAGVYYMFGEDSGADSLIDALGGYDVAEEIGWNGMKPLTDEGLVAAQPDLVLMMSGGLDSAGGIDGLLERLPALAQTPAGRNRRFVAMEDSQIMGFGPMTAPVLNALAVSVYAPESVK, from the coding sequence ATGTCCCGCCCCATCCGGCCCCGCGCAGCGCACCCCGTTCTCGGGAGGTCCCGCTCCCTGGTCCTCGCGTCGCTGGCCGTCCTGCTCGCCGGCTGCGGGATCTCCACCGGTGACGGCGGGTCGGGCGACGGCGAGGGCGGCGCCCAGGCCGCCCCGGCGCTCGCCGACGTGGAGCCGCTCGCCGACGTCCGGGACTGGGACGGGCTCTCGGTCGCCGCCGCCGTCGACGAGCTCGACCCGGTCGCGGAGGCGCCCGAGCCGCGGCTGCCGGTCACCGTCACCGACGCGCAGGGCTCGAAGGTCACCGTGACCGACACCAGCCGGATCCTGGCCCTCGACGTGTACGGGACCCTCGCGCGCACGGTCTTCGAGCTGGGGCTGGGCGACCAGGTGGTCGGTCGCGACGTCTCCACGCAGTTCCCCGAGGCCGCCGAGCTGCCCCTGGTCACCCAGAACGGCCACGACCTCAACGCCGAGGCGATCCTCGAGCTGGACCCCACAGTGATCCTGACCGACACCTCGCTGGGCCCGTGGGACACCGTCCTGCAGATGCGCGACGCCGGCATCCCCGTCGTCGTCGTCGACTCCGAGCGCTCGCTCGACAACGCCGGCACGCTGGTCCGCGAGGTCGCCGACGCGCTCGGCGTCCCGGACCAGGGGCGAGAGCTCGCCGAGCGGACCGAGCAGGAGAGCAAGGCGGTCCTCGCCCAGATCGCCGACGTCGCCCCGACCGAGGCGCGCGAGCGGCTGCGGATGGTCTTCCTCTACGTCCGCGGCCAGGCCGGCGTCTACTACATGTTCGGTGAGGACTCCGGGGCCGACTCGCTCATCGACGCCCTCGGCGGGTACGACGTGGCCGAGGAGATCGGCTGGAACGGCATGAAGCCGCTCACCGACGAGGGACTGGTCGCCGCGCAGCCCGACCTGGTGCTGATGATGTCCGGCGGGCTCGACTCCGCGGGCGGCATCGACGGGCTGCTGGAGCGGCTGCCCGCCCTCGCCCAGACCCCGGCCGGGCGCAACCGGCGCTTCGTGGCGATGGAGGACTCCCAGATCATGGGCTTCGGCCCGATGACGGCCCCGGTCCTCAACGCCCTCGCGGTCTCCGTGTACGCCCCGGAGTCCGTCAAGTGA
- a CDS encoding biliverdin-producing heme oxygenase, with product MTILDRPELDLPLSVAMRQGSMAQHTDAENATFTSELMAGRINEAGYADYLRALRVVYAALEELGREMAGDPVAAQLHDPALERLEAIEADIAHWSGGGTLETDSPAAAAYAARIRAASGSATKFVAHHYTRYLGDLSGGLAIGRILDRTYGGTGQGLRFYDFASIERPKVYKDGYRERLDALPLDAAQRDEVVAEVQEAFRHNQALFDELSGRMDAYRR from the coding sequence ATGACGATCCTCGACCGCCCCGAGCTGGACCTGCCCCTCTCGGTCGCGATGCGCCAGGGCTCGATGGCCCAGCACACCGACGCGGAGAACGCCACGTTCACCTCCGAGCTGATGGCGGGCCGCATCAACGAGGCGGGGTACGCCGACTACCTGCGCGCGCTGCGGGTCGTCTACGCAGCGCTGGAGGAGCTCGGCCGCGAGATGGCCGGGGACCCGGTCGCCGCGCAGCTCCACGACCCCGCCCTGGAGCGGCTCGAGGCCATCGAGGCCGACATCGCCCACTGGAGCGGCGGCGGGACCCTGGAGACCGACAGCCCGGCCGCCGCGGCGTACGCCGCCCGGATCCGCGCGGCCTCCGGCTCGGCGACGAAGTTCGTCGCCCACCACTACACCCGCTACCTCGGCGACCTCTCCGGTGGCCTGGCCATCGGCAGGATCCTGGACCGCACCTACGGCGGCACCGGCCAGGGCCTGCGGTTCTACGACTTCGCGAGCATCGAGCGGCCCAAGGTCTACAAGGACGGCTACCGCGAGCGCCTGGACGCGCTGCCGCTCGACGCCGCCCAGCGCGACGAGGTCGTCGCGGAGGTCCAGGAGGCGTTCCGCCACAACCAGGCCCTCTTCGACGAGCTGAGCGGCAGGATGGACGCCTACCGCCGCTGA
- a CDS encoding NAD-dependent epimerase/dehydratase family protein has translation MRVLVTGAAGSIGRVAVLGLTARGHEVVALDRVPEPDGHEGRFHTADCADPDAVAAVFAEESLDAVVHLAGNPEEDALPASLTSHVVTTAAVLDAMVAHDVRRIVYASSNHAVGRTPRSELGTDLLGTDVRPRPDTFYGVAKVAAEALLSLYADRYGLDAVACRIGSFQPRPATVRQLSTWLSPDDCVRMLDAALTTTAPGYAVLYGISANTRGWWDLEPGRALGYDPRDDAEAFAAEVAPSPEDDWDAAHVGGPYATASYERPALP, from the coding sequence ATGCGAGTACTCGTCACCGGCGCGGCCGGCAGCATCGGCCGGGTCGCGGTCCTCGGCCTCACCGCCCGCGGGCACGAGGTCGTCGCGCTGGACCGGGTCCCCGAGCCCGACGGCCACGAGGGGCGCTTCCACACCGCCGACTGCGCCGACCCCGACGCGGTCGCCGCGGTCTTCGCCGAGGAGTCCCTCGACGCTGTCGTGCACCTGGCCGGGAACCCCGAGGAGGACGCACTGCCCGCGTCGCTGACCTCGCACGTGGTCACGACCGCGGCGGTCCTCGACGCGATGGTGGCCCACGACGTACGCCGGATCGTGTACGCCTCCTCCAACCACGCAGTCGGGCGGACCCCGCGCAGCGAGCTCGGCACCGACCTGCTCGGCACCGACGTCCGGCCCCGGCCGGACACGTTCTACGGCGTCGCGAAGGTGGCCGCCGAGGCCCTGCTCAGCCTCTACGCCGACCGGTACGGCCTGGACGCCGTCGCCTGCCGGATCGGGTCGTTCCAGCCGCGGCCGGCCACCGTGCGCCAGCTGTCGACCTGGCTCTCCCCCGACGACTGCGTGCGGATGCTCGACGCCGCACTGACCACCACGGCGCCGGGCTACGCGGTCCTCTACGGGATCTCCGCGAACACCCGGGGCTGGTGGGACCTCGAGCCGGGCCGGGCCCTGGGCTACGACCCGCGCGACGATGCCGAGGCCTTCGCCGCCGAGGTCGCCCCCTCCCCCGAGGACGACTGGGACGCCGCGCACGTCGGCGGCCCCTACGCGACCGCGAGCTACGAGCGTCCGGCGCTGCCCTGA
- a CDS encoding MerR family transcriptional regulator — translation MGPFSIAEAAARSGLSPDTLRYYERDGLLLETVGRSPTGHRRYTERDLRWIEMLTRLRATGMPIREVRRYADLVRAGDGNEAVRLELLRAHRRQVLAELARVQEHLGAIDQKIGIYEQVLEDGLDLERTPAR, via the coding sequence ATGGGACCCTTCTCGATCGCCGAGGCGGCCGCTCGGTCCGGCCTGAGCCCGGACACGCTGCGCTACTACGAGCGTGACGGCCTGCTCCTGGAGACCGTCGGCCGCTCGCCGACCGGCCACCGTCGCTACACCGAGCGCGACCTGCGCTGGATCGAGATGCTCACCCGGCTGCGCGCCACCGGCATGCCGATCCGGGAGGTGCGCCGCTACGCCGACCTGGTCCGCGCCGGCGACGGCAACGAGGCGGTCCGGCTGGAGCTGCTGCGCGCCCACCGCCGGCAGGTGCTCGCCGAGCTGGCCCGGGTTCAGGAGCACCTGGGCGCGATCGACCAGAAGATCGGCATCTACGAGCAGGTCCTCGAGGACGGGCTTGACCTGGAGCGCACTCCAGCGCGTTGA
- a CDS encoding aldo/keto reductase, with translation MSLPTRTLGTTSALPVPALGLGCMGMSDFYGTPDEEGGAATIARALDLGVTFLDTSDMYGPFTNERLVGRAIAGRRDEVQLATKFGIVRDEDGTRRGISGRPDYVRSACDASLQRLGVDHVDLYYQHRVDPDVPIEETVGAMAELVSAGKVRHLGLSEASAATIRRAHAVHPITALQSEYSLFTRDLEDEILPTLRELGIGLVAYSPLGRGLLTGAITSESALEENDSRRSAGFPRLNGEGLQANLRLVERVRALAADKGCTPGQLALAWVLSRGEDVVPIPGTKRVRYLEENVAAADVVLTEDDQRSLEEAVPRGAVTGQRYADMSSVEL, from the coding sequence ATGAGCCTTCCCACCCGCACCCTCGGCACCACCTCCGCCCTTCCGGTCCCGGCCCTCGGCCTGGGCTGCATGGGGATGTCCGACTTCTACGGAACCCCCGACGAGGAGGGCGGCGCGGCCACCATCGCGCGCGCCCTCGACCTCGGCGTCACCTTCCTCGACACCTCCGACATGTACGGCCCGTTCACCAACGAGCGCCTCGTCGGCCGCGCGATCGCCGGTCGCCGCGACGAGGTCCAGCTGGCCACGAAGTTCGGCATCGTCCGCGACGAGGACGGCACCCGGCGCGGCATCAGCGGCCGCCCCGACTACGTCCGGTCCGCCTGCGACGCCTCGCTCCAGCGGCTCGGCGTGGACCACGTCGACCTCTACTACCAGCACCGCGTCGACCCCGACGTGCCCATCGAGGAGACGGTCGGGGCGATGGCGGAGCTGGTGAGCGCCGGCAAGGTCCGCCACCTGGGGCTCTCCGAGGCCTCGGCCGCGACCATCCGGCGCGCCCACGCGGTGCACCCGATCACGGCGCTCCAGAGCGAGTACTCGCTGTTCACCCGCGACCTCGAGGACGAGATCCTGCCGACCCTGCGCGAGCTGGGCATCGGACTGGTGGCCTACTCACCGCTGGGCCGCGGCCTCCTGACCGGCGCCATCACCTCGGAGTCCGCGCTGGAGGAGAACGACTCGCGCCGCTCGGCCGGCTTCCCCCGGCTCAACGGCGAGGGGTTGCAGGCGAACCTGCGGCTGGTCGAGCGGGTCCGCGCGCTCGCCGCCGACAAGGGGTGTACGCCGGGGCAGCTGGCGCTGGCCTGGGTCCTCTCCCGGGGCGAGGACGTCGTGCCGATCCCGGGCACCAAGCGGGTGCGCTACCTGGAGGAGAACGTCGCCGCCGCCGACGTGGTGCTCACCGAGGACGACCAGCGCTCCCTGGAGGAGGCGGTCCCCCGCGGGGCGGTCACCGGCCAGCGCTACGCGGACATGTCGTCGGTCGAGCTCTGA
- a CDS encoding SRPBCC family protein, whose product MKAHYTFRDTWSVAATPEAVRDLVVDLERYPRWWPQVVAVASLGPDDARVLCRSVLPYTLDLVLHAVTRELPVLAVEVTGDLAGTVRFRVTPEDGGTRLDFEQEVEIAGLLGLASSVARPVLAWNHDRMMRGCRDGMRAALEAGPAQSSTDDMSA is encoded by the coding sequence ATGAAGGCCCACTACACGTTCCGCGACACGTGGTCGGTCGCCGCGACGCCGGAGGCGGTGCGCGACCTTGTCGTCGACCTCGAGCGCTATCCGCGGTGGTGGCCGCAGGTCGTGGCGGTCGCCAGCCTGGGCCCGGACGACGCGCGGGTGCTGTGCCGCTCGGTGCTGCCCTACACCCTCGACCTGGTGCTGCATGCAGTCACCCGGGAGCTGCCGGTGCTGGCGGTCGAGGTGACCGGAGACCTGGCCGGGACTGTCCGGTTCCGGGTCACCCCCGAGGACGGCGGCACCCGGCTCGACTTCGAGCAGGAGGTGGAGATCGCCGGCCTGCTCGGGCTGGCCTCCAGCGTCGCGCGCCCGGTCCTGGCCTGGAACCACGACCGGATGATGCGCGGCTGCCGCGACGGGATGCGCGCGGCGCTGGAGGCCGGGCCCGCTCAGAGCTCGACCGACGACATGTCCGCGTAG
- a CDS encoding phospho-sugar mutase yields MTTTPELDLLVSRARAWAGEDPDDHTRAELERLLDRVAAGDPAAAADVADRFAGDLSFGTAGLRGALGAGSNRMNRVVVTRAAAGLAAYLADTGARRGAAVVIGYDARHNSDVFARDTAEVMTGAGFTAYLMPRPLPTPTLAFAIRELGCVAGVMVTASHNPPQDNGYKVYLGDGSQIVAPADAEIAARIAAVGPLETVPRGGGATVLDETILDRYLDTVAGLATDGPRDLDIVYTPLHGVGGTSVVQVLETAGFSAPRVVAEQEQPDPDFPTVAFPNPEEPGAMDLALALAQQHGADLVVANDPDADRCAAAVPGPHGWRMLRGDEVGALLAHALLGSGKQGVYATSIVSSSLLGKMAAAAGQPYAETLTGFKWIGRVDGLAFGYEEALGYCVDPEHVRDKDGVSALLLLCELAAATKAAGRTLDDVLDDIAVQHGLHATDQLSVRVADLAEIGAAMERLRAVPPTSLGGLAVERVDDLSRGSADLPATEGLRYTLADGARVVVRPSGTEPKLKCYLEVVVPVGSDSVDAARIHAVGRLDALRSDVKAAAGI; encoded by the coding sequence ATGACGACCACCCCCGAGCTGGACCTGCTCGTCTCGCGCGCCCGCGCCTGGGCGGGCGAGGACCCCGACGACCACACCCGTGCCGAGCTCGAGCGGCTGCTCGACCGGGTCGCGGCCGGGGACCCGGCCGCCGCCGCCGACGTGGCCGACCGGTTCGCGGGCGACCTCTCCTTCGGGACCGCGGGACTGCGCGGCGCCCTCGGCGCCGGGTCGAACCGGATGAACCGCGTGGTCGTCACCCGCGCCGCCGCCGGCCTCGCGGCGTACCTCGCCGACACCGGCGCGCGCCGCGGGGCCGCTGTCGTGATCGGCTACGACGCCCGGCACAACTCCGACGTCTTCGCCCGCGACACCGCCGAGGTGATGACCGGCGCCGGCTTCACGGCGTACCTGATGCCCCGGCCGCTGCCCACCCCGACCCTGGCCTTCGCGATCCGCGAGCTCGGCTGCGTGGCCGGGGTGATGGTGACCGCGAGCCACAACCCGCCGCAGGACAACGGCTACAAGGTCTACCTCGGCGACGGCAGCCAGATCGTGGCGCCGGCCGACGCCGAGATCGCGGCCCGCATCGCCGCCGTCGGCCCGCTGGAGACCGTGCCCCGCGGCGGCGGCGCGACAGTGCTCGACGAGACCATCCTGGACCGCTACCTCGACACGGTCGCGGGCCTGGCCACCGACGGCCCCCGCGACCTCGACATCGTCTACACGCCCCTGCACGGCGTCGGCGGCACCTCGGTGGTCCAGGTGCTGGAGACCGCGGGCTTCTCGGCGCCCCGGGTGGTCGCGGAGCAGGAGCAGCCCGACCCGGACTTCCCGACCGTCGCGTTCCCGAACCCCGAGGAGCCGGGCGCGATGGACCTCGCGCTCGCCCTCGCGCAGCAGCACGGCGCCGACCTGGTCGTGGCCAACGACCCGGACGCCGACCGCTGCGCCGCCGCGGTGCCGGGCCCGCACGGGTGGCGGATGCTGCGCGGCGACGAGGTCGGCGCGCTGCTCGCGCACGCGCTGCTGGGCTCGGGCAAGCAGGGCGTCTACGCGACCAGCATCGTCTCCTCGAGCCTGCTCGGGAAGATGGCCGCCGCCGCGGGCCAGCCGTACGCCGAGACGCTGACCGGCTTCAAGTGGATCGGCCGGGTCGACGGCCTGGCGTTCGGCTACGAGGAGGCGCTGGGCTACTGCGTGGACCCCGAGCACGTCCGGGACAAGGACGGCGTCTCCGCGCTGCTGCTGCTCTGCGAGCTGGCGGCCGCGACCAAGGCGGCGGGCCGCACCCTCGACGACGTCCTCGACGACATCGCCGTCCAGCACGGCCTGCACGCCACCGACCAGCTCTCGGTGCGGGTCGCCGACCTCGCCGAGATCGGGGCCGCGATGGAGCGGCTCCGCGCGGTCCCGCCGACGTCGCTGGGCGGCCTGGCCGTCGAGCGGGTCGACGACCTCTCCCGCGGCAGCGCCGACCTGCCCGCCACCGAGGGGCTGCGCTACACCCTCGCCGACGGGGCCCGGGTCGTGGTGCGCCCCAGCGGCACCGAGCCCAAGCTGAAGTGCTACCTCGAGGTGGTCGTGCCCGTGGGGTCGGACTCCGTGGACGCCGCCCGGATCCACGCCGTCGGCCGGCTCGACGCGCTGCGCTCCGACGTCAAGGCGGCGGCCGGGATCTGA
- a CDS encoding TetR/AcrR family transcriptional regulator, whose product MSEARARLLDTASRLFYAEGLHSVGIDRIVATARVTRATLYRHFPSKDDLVVAYLTEADQALRARLDAARAADASVDDILRTVAESIAEDLRRPGFRGCAFLNAAAEYPDPAHPVHRAVLEHREWFLTTITGLFAETGKPDAEPAGRHFVMLRDGAMAAGCLTDPAPVGETLLRGVEGLLTYRSRGGRADS is encoded by the coding sequence ATGTCGGAGGCGCGGGCGCGACTGCTCGACACGGCGAGCCGGCTCTTCTACGCCGAGGGGTTGCACTCGGTCGGCATCGACCGCATCGTCGCGACGGCCCGGGTCACCCGGGCGACGCTGTACCGGCACTTCCCGAGCAAGGACGACCTCGTGGTCGCCTACCTGACCGAGGCCGACCAGGCCCTCCGCGCGCGGTTGGACGCCGCTCGGGCCGCGGACGCCTCCGTCGACGACATCCTGCGCACCGTGGCCGAGTCCATCGCAGAGGACCTGCGCCGGCCGGGCTTCCGCGGCTGCGCGTTCCTGAACGCCGCCGCGGAGTACCCCGATCCGGCCCATCCGGTCCACCGGGCCGTCCTGGAGCACCGCGAGTGGTTCCTGACCACGATCACCGGGCTCTTCGCCGAGACCGGGAAGCCCGACGCCGAGCCCGCCGGCCGGCACTTCGTCATGCTGCGCGACGGCGCCATGGCCGCCGGCTGCCTGACCGACCCCGCCCCGGTCGGCGAGACCCTGCTGCGCGGCGTCGAGGGGCTGCTCACCTACCGCAGCCGCGGCGGGCGGGCCGACTCCTAG